CTATAATATCTCCACCCGAGTTTACAATCTTAAATCCTTGTTTCTTGCTCCCTAAGCTAACCATGAAGTACTTGTTAAACCCCACTCTAACTTCACAAACTAGGTCTCCCCGTAGAATTCTGCAACATTTCTTGACTTGAAAGCTGGGTTTTTCCTTCTTTCTGCTAGTAAAGTTCCCTCTATATCCATTCCAACATCCCAATATTTGTAGTTTCTGCAAAAAATCAAGGACGTAATGTAAATCTCAAGGTTTATATACttatatctatatgtatatatgcgtgtgtgtgtgtgtgtagtACCTTTTTTAGAATGGTAAAGAGAACATGGCCGTGGAGATTCATGAGATGAACTTCACTGCTACCTTTGGTGTCGTAGTTTTCGACACGATACACAATCTGGCCTTTTGAATCAAAGACGGTGCAACCATTGGTGTGGCATACAAGAGATTTCATCCATATAGTGAATGTTTCCTTACCTGCAGAGTTCATGCTGCAGGGACCGGAAACTTGTGGTTCAGTTGGATGAACCTTAGCCATCTAAactttcatacaaaaaattagaaAGTTGAGGTGAGCTTCAATGAGAATGGCCGGCTTGGGATTATGTAAGCTATATGCCTCTAGGAATTGAGTTGTAACttctatttataatatatatatatatatatataaacatggcAATGTGACAGTCATGGAGGCTTATAAAATAATTGGAAAAtgacataaaagaaaatttcaaacctCCCCCATTACCATTTTATCTTATCCTATTATTAAGGGTTAATATGTGGtttggtacctaaattatatcttatttttcaatgtagtatttgtaattttttaaatgtatttccaatttggtacttgtggaattattctattaaacagTTTACTCCAAGTCATTATTAATAGACTGATTTACAATTGATATTTgacattatatttaaaaaatacatttttcccaaatttccctttgttttattttctttttatttcctcGTTTTGTTCTTCAAAATGAACTCCCATCACACGAAAACACATGCATTCAtcgaaaattttataatttttcatatttttatgagaaatattaaattttgacgACAACATTATCTTCGTTTTTAAATTAGTTGAcagaaaaattttatatataggtacaaaattcagaaaacaAATAACCCTACAAGTAtgatattaaaagataaaatatagtTCAGAtatcaaattacatattaactcTGAAAATGCAGTCATATGAGATTAATATTTAAACCATGTTTAAAGCATGTTTCTTCTgctggaaaaagaaaaaaaaaaggactgTTTAAAGCATGTTTCTTGTAGTGGAAAAAGAAATGGTTGAATTAATGACAAAAATCAACTCTTTTGAGCTAATCCCAAaactctaatattttatttataaattctgCTTCTAAAGTGTACAATGTATTGGAGCTGGTTGACGTAACGAAGAACAGggacatcaaatattttaattttgtatatattattatcggttgaattatgttattttattcattttcatatatattctcATCACCTTATACCAACCAGCCTCCaacattatatgaaaaataatgaaaattttattattatctaattGAGTTGATGTTTGGTTAATTTGTGATACTAATCTaatccatatatataaacttttgaAGTTGTGTTCGGATAGTAGAGTTGATTGATAAACTCTTTTAACAGTTTACTAATAAAGTCTAGTCACCGTGACAAACAAAAGGTTTtgtaatgtataattttttgaacatataaaaattaataaaaacattttactaTCTTATCTT
The Gossypium raimondii isolate GPD5lz chromosome 8, ASM2569854v1, whole genome shotgun sequence DNA segment above includes these coding regions:
- the LOC105793688 gene encoding protein LURP-one-related 4, with amino-acid sequence MAKVHPTEPQVSGPCSMNSAGKETFTIWMKSLVCHTNGCTVFDSKGQIVYRVENYDTKGSSEVHLMNLHGHVLFTILKKKLQILGCWNGYRGNFTSRKKEKPSFQVKKCCRILRGDLVCEVRVGFNKYFMVSLGSKKQGFKIVNSGGDIIAEVKQKQLPTGMVLGDDVLTLEIEPSIDQALTVALVLVYGLMSRRL